The following coding sequences lie in one Plasmodium vivax scf_7152 genomic scaffold, whole genome shotgun sequence genomic window:
- a CDS encoding variable surface protein Vir 14, putative (encoded by transcript PVX_108770A), with the protein MFDLEGGGTQVEADDETISESTIQGQRIIFEHLPAYIFEQKLKEDATDNNFSGYYNVVKHISERYGWGNDLFKKLSRNISLVHDSYIEGDEFNRKRCYDLNYWLYDNVYKNLESSNTNDTDYFKDISTKLQGVWKNIVDNEFKDRPYQCYPDKELLLNMGYLQEIKDLFDFYEDYNEMKKEIIADTSGSCRRYVEYLKQRIPVYYTWRDSCKVPEYTCKRYIDDYMKYRPASIVPDLSPWVVLTYPGNKCYATVYDIFVKAKEQPKRNDGIYKKKMEKLEKLNPGKSLLNISMGEGLRGSEFFIPGDHDDYWLRLKWDILLYITDDITPPVLGIVGTLLIFWALYKVRKRIRPNINYDDIKLLYGSEESLNSSTDSYDYNNDYDNDYDNDDYSDSNSSYNLSYASTLDY; encoded by the exons ATGTTCGATCTGGAAGGAGGCGGGACACAAGTAGAGGCAGATGATGAAACCATATCGGAAAGTACTATACAA GGTCAACGTATCATCTTTGAACATCTACCTGCATACATATTTGAACAAAAGCTGAAGGAAGATGCAACGGATAATAATTTTAGCGGATATTACAATGTAGTAAAGCATATCAGTGAACGTTATGGATGGGGCAATGATTTATTCAAGAAACTCAGTAGAAATATATCATTGGTGCACGATAGTTATATTGAGGGAGACGAATTCAATAGAAAGCGTTGTtatgatttaaattattggttatatgataatgtatataaaaatcttGAATCATCAAATACAAATGATACcgattattttaaagatatTTCTACAAAGCTTCAAGGAgtatggaaaaatattgttgATAATGAGTTTAAAGATAGACCTTATCAGTGTTATCCCGATAAAGAACTACTACTTAACATGGGTTATTTACAAGAAATTAAAgatttatttgatttttacGAAGATTataatgaaatgaaaaaggaaattattgCAGATACTTCTGGTTCATGTCGTAGATATGTTGAATACCTTAAACAAAGAATTCCAGTATATTACACATGGAGAGACTCTTGTAAAGTGCCCGAATATACATGCAAAAGATATATTGATGATTATATGAAGTATCGTCCAGCAAGTATTGTGCCGGATTTAAGTCCGTGGGTTGTTCTTACGTATCCTGGTAATAAATGTTACGCAACTgtttatgatatatttgtAAAGGCAAAAGAGCAGCCTAAACGTAATGAtggtatatataaaaaaaaaatggaaaagcttGAAAAGTTAAATCCTGGAAAAAGTTTACTTAACATTAGCATGGGAGAGGGATTACGAGgaagtgaattttttattcctggTGATCATGATGATTACTGGTTACGTCTAAAGTGGGATATATTGCTGTACATAACTGACGATATCACCCCACCTGTGCTAGGTATAGTGGGTACACTACTAATTTTTTGGGCCTTGTATAAg GTAAGGAAACGAATTAGACCAAACATTAATTATGATGATATTAAGTTATTATATGGAAGTGAAGAATCTTTGAACAGCAGCACAGATTCTTATGATTATAATAATGATTATGATAATGATTATGATAATGATGATTATAGTGATAGTAATAGTTCGTATAATTTATCTTACGCTTCCACATTGGATTATTaa